The DNA window GTCTTGGTTGTTTCTAACAACAAAAAGATTTTCAACGCGAATAAGAAGTCATCTACAAattattaaagaattcaaaatcgCAATATGATTAACTAAATTAAGAATGATAATCTTTTAAGGGCCTTAATTGTTCCAATTTATAGGCAACATCCATCATCTCACAGAAATAAAACTAGCATTTTCTCATGATTTAATTACGGAAAACCAAGTCATATGATTAGGAAATATAGGAGTAAACCTAAACCATGCTCCGATCCTAATACAAAGGTTTGTCTGATGGTAAGACAtttatttttaagttaaaaataataataaatcaaagcataaatgataatgaatttgataataaataagtaaatgtatgataaacttttaaaatatttaactataataacatataaatagtctctaaaatttatactaaaataaattaagataaaattataagagttagaataaataattatcgaaaataaaatttgatttaaaatattattataaattttaattgattatataaaattattttataattaaaatttgaaaaatactaATTATGACAATAATTATATAAGGAATTTATTGAAAAATgctaattattatatataattaactAAGTTATCCTTTTAAAATGATGACTTTAAATGAACCAGAATTTAATTTATTGCCATGTAAAGTGTagtatattatttcttttttttttttttgacagaaacaaATTTAACTgctttcattaatcaaataaagagtaatacaaggaggaattacatcAAACATACAGCGTcgagaccaagaattggccgccttagctaaggtatgggcaaccatattcgcttgacgcttgataaacttaacctcaaagtaGGGGAAATCTAATAGCAACAGCTTAATAGAATTAATAATAGAGAAAAACTCAGAGCTACCCGGCTTATTAGATCTAAGGGCTTGGACCACCTGTTGAGAATCACTTTCAAAAATTGTCGGAGCATTATGAAACATAATAACAGAATGAATTGCTTCCTTAAGAGCTAAGGCCTCCGCTTCCAACACCGAAAAGTTACTACCATCCCAAGCCGTACCTGCGGCAACAAAGTTACCATGGTCGTTACGCATACACCACCCTCGATTCGTAGTCCCTACACGCTTGTTGAAAGCGGCATCCACATTACATTTGAAGCTACCAATAGGAGGCGGGTTCCATGAAGCCACTTCTCCGTTATCTAACTGCGGCGCCCGAATATTTTGGGCCATAAACCAATCTTGCCACTTATGGAATGCTAACCAACCAAGTTTGGAAGCATCTTCCTTTTCATTATGCCACACGAAGTCATTCCTATTCTTCCATAACCCTTCCAACATAACCGCCACTCTTCCTACAGTATACCTATCATCCTTCAGGCAAATATCAAAGATAAAGGACTTGAGATCCTGGAAAGAATGGAGACGAGGAGAGATGATATCATTAAGACCAGCCGATTGCCAACAAGAGAAAGTTTCCGAACAACCAACAAAAACATGCCAATCGTCCTCATAATTATGGCCACAAAGCTGACAGATGGGGACTACATGGTACATGATGTTGAATAAGACGCACCTTAGATGGGAGACAATcacaacaaatcctccaaagaagATGTTTCACTCGAGACGGAGCTGTTATATTCCAGAGATCACTCCAGTTAACTCCTTCCTTAACCAAGCCCACACTTTCTTGATGCTTCCTCCAACTTCTATATCCCGATCAAACACTATAGTTACCACTTACATCATCCTTCCAGATCATACGGTCTTCGATCACTTCTTCTGACAACGGAACTTGTAAAATATCACGAACCATTGAGTAATCAAACAAATCACGTAAAACTCCCATATTCCATTGTTTGACATTAGGCAGCAAAAGATCATTAATAGTTAAAGTATACACACCTTGATTTTGAGGGCCCATCAAACAACATTCTCTAGTCCCTCTTAGCCATGGTTCATTCATAATTCTTATGTTTCTACCATCACCAATCCGCCATCTTACCGGTAAGGGCATCTCTAGCCTTCCAAATACTCCGCCAAACGAAACTGGGATTATAGCCCACCTTCGCATCAAAAAAACTAGATCTCGGGAAGTACCTCGCTTTGAAGATTCTGGACACTAAAGCATTCGGATTAGACATGAGGAACCAGCCTTGCTTAGCCACCATAGCCAAGTTAAACGCCTTAAAATCCCGAAAACCCAAGCCTCCCTCAGCTTTTGAACAAGTCAATCTATCCCAAGACTTCCATCTTATCCCCTTGTTATTGGAACCTCCGCCCCACCAAAACGAATTTAGCATTTTTTTCAATCTCATTTACAACCACATCCGGGAGAATGAAGATGCTCATGATGTACGTTGGAATAGCTTGCAGAATTGACTTGATCATAACTTCTTTACCTGCTCTAGATAAGGATCGCCCTTTCCAAGAATTGATATGATTCAAAATGTGAtccttaataaaagaaaaaatagaccTCTTGCTCCTTCCTATCATAGATGGCAATCCCAAATATTTTCCTGTTCCCAGCACATGACGAACTCCCATAATATTTGCAAGATCCTCTTGCACCGGCACACTTAAATTGCGACTGAAGAACACTTCTGATTTTGTCAAATTAATCTCCTGACTAGCTGCAACTGCATAGATGTCGAGTAAATTCATCAGGTGACTAACTTCAGTAAGATTTGCCCTGCAAAATAGAAAACAATTGTCAGCAAAAAGTAGATGGGACACAATAGGTGCCCCTCTACAAATTTGAATCCCGTGGATATTTCCGCTAGCCACCGATTTTTTAATCAGGGAAGATAGCCCTTCAGAGATCAGAATGAAAAGATAGGGTGACAAAGAGTCCCCTTGTCTTAATCCTCTTCCTGGTTCAATAGGTCCAATGGCTTCCGAGTTAACAAGAACAGAATAGTGAACCGAAGTAACGCACATCATCATCCAATGTATCCATTTCTCCGCAAACCCCATCCTGTTCAGAACTCCTTTTAAAAAACCCCAATCCACCCGATCATAAGCCTTACTGATGTCAATTTTAAGGGCCAGATGCGCTTTATTGcctttcttccttcttttgaGGGTATGTATAATTTCTGTAGCAATCATAGCATTATTAAGAATGGATCTACCCTCCACGAACGCGAATTGTTCCTCTGACACACATTTATCAAAAAGCATTTTTAGTCTATTGGCGAGAGCTTTCGAAACAATTTTATAAAGCACATTGCACAATGAAATGGGTCTAAAATCCTTCATAGACACAGGATTGACCCCTTTAGGGATCAGACATATATTAGTATCGCTGATGGAAGGAGGAAAAAAACCACGCTCCAACCACGACGTTGCCGCGTCAAAAATGTCATTCCCACAAACATCCCAAAAGTTCTGGAAGAACGCCGGATTAAATCCATCTGGCCCCGGTGATTTATCCGGGTGCATAGCAGACAGGGCAGCATGGATTTCCTCTCTAGTCAGCGGCTGAATTAACTGATTATTATCACTGTCTTCGATTCTTGGAGAAATAAGATTAAGCAccgtatatatatattatttctaaaTAAAGCAAAAATGAAGTGTTTAAATGAACCAGAATTTATATTGTTTCTAAATAAGGCAAAAATAAGGTGTTAAAGAAATTTGGAAAGCAAGAGGAATCGAACCTGTGACAATATGTTTTCCAGGGAATCACTAAGCCACCGAGCTAGAAGCATTACACTGTCAAACAATTTTGCTAACTATTATCTAATATATTTTtcagtattattattttttaataattttcaaaattgagGCCCCCATattttgaggccctgggctgtgggtCTGTTTGCCCGGGCCCAGGGCCGGCCCGACTGTCGGACATTGATTAATAGAGTGTCGAAGCAAcgaaaaaactaatttttaagGGACACTTGTCTGACTTTTTTGTCACTTGTTTGACTTTTCTAATACGTATCGTACGAGTGTAAGACACCTAATCTTATAGATGTCTGTACTTCATAGGTCAGATATAAGACATAgttggcatatatatatatatatatatatatatatatatatatatatatatatatatatatatatatatatatatatatatatatatatatatatatatatatatatatatatataacctacAAAAGTTGTTTCCACATAGCCTGCGAGATAGTTACCTAAACTAGTGGTGTTTACCATCATGATCTTATATGATAGTTAGTATGCCTAAAATATAACAAGAAATATCAGTGTAGGTTGTTTAATCATTATAAGCCTATAAATGCCTCATTGTATAAATTACTTAACACACACACAATCAAATCAATTATGGGTGATATTATTCTTGGTTCTTGGTAACACATTAAAGTGGGAAATTGCTTAAAAGAAGGTTTGTTTTACGGTTGagaattttctctttcaagctcCCTACATGGTGTCAGTTATCGAGATTAAATGAACTAAGTTCTTATTAAATGTTAATATTAGAAAAGTTACAAAATAATGATGGGTGCATATGTGATCCACTTTTGACACTAATTTGATAGTGCTTGTATAGTTGTATATGTTTTTTTTGAGAATGCTAATAAGTATTCTTAATTCATTGATTTTAAAAACATTGTTTAATAGATTCTATGTTTCACACAATGATTAAACaacataaactaaattaaataaggGCTTCACTActtgtttaagaattctaattaaaGGCATTAAACAtttaacaaattatatatatttcaatattatgaatgcataattttttcataaaaagttaCTATTTTAACATATTAAACATTGTCCTCAGTCACTCACTATCATTCccaataaaaaaatacataaatttcaTGCACTCAATAGTTTAATTAATTCCAAGTTCCATTGGTGACACAAAGGCACAGTTTCCCCGGCAGCTATTCAACAAAAATGTAGTTAGTATGTTACTTTCTAATGGGAGCTATTGTTTGTAGTTTaccattaaacaaaatattaaaatcgaGTGGTTACAAAAAGTAGGTGCATGTGATCATATTATAACACATCATAGTgtcataaaatgaagaaaacaaatagaaaagTTTCAAAACTATATTGTCATGCTGGACAAACTTTCACCAGCGTGTGTGATTCATATGCTTTCTCAAAACAATTGCCACCAACTTCCAAGATGCCCATCACTAAAGCCtaatggggacaacttctctacccatcacaaaaagatgggtagtgtacATTCCACCAATGAGATGAtaccatttaatttttatatatttaattatttattatatagaacaatagtttgatgttttcaatgcattttatACTAAAGGTATCATTACCCACCTTTTTAaggtgggtaaataagaattcaccctAATAAATATTACAAATGTGACACTTTGTTAGAAAAATAAATGAGTATTAATTTACTTTTTGTTAGTGTTATAAAATCCTTCTACAGTTTGTTTTTTTTGTCATTCTCTTTCTTTCATCAAATCATCACTCATAGGCAAAAGCAACTCAGTTTACTATAGAACTGTCTTGTTTATGTTCCTTCTCTTTATTTCACTCCAATTTCCATATATATTCTTCTTTCTAAACATATATTTTGAAGTCTCAATATAATCGTATCCGCAACTGCAACCGCAATATAAAAGATTTTGAAGTCTCTGCAACAATATTGCAACCGCGTTTCAATAGGATATTCAAGAAATATTAAGGTTTGCAGCGTTAACAGAACCGTTgttaaaagtgtttttttttttgttaaagagAAAATATAGTAAGTGATTCAAATTCTGTGATGCTAGCTAGTGAAATGGGTGCTCTTTATGTAGTTTTTATACTACTAATCTTCTCTAATTCTGGATTTCTTTGTATTGCTGGTGGTTTATTGAATTTCACAAGTTCAACTTCTTCATCTCATAGAAATGTATCTGGAAGTAGAAACACAGAGTTGGAAGACAAGAGAGGTGTGCCATCAGGAGCTAATCCTCTGCATAATCGGTAGCGGTCCGTTACCACGAAAACGCACGCGACAAAAGGATATCAGAAGGTGCTGAGACCGATActattatttatcatttttatggTAAAAAAGATATAGCAGTTAATTCACACTGAGACGGCCGCAATCAGTATCGCAACATCTATACTGACCGAAATCGCAAAACGCGACAGCGGCCGCTTGATAGACACAACAAACAACATGTGTATGTGGGGACCACGGTCTAAAGAGACAGAGATATGTTCTGAGAGTATTAGCTTCAGGGCCTCTCAAAGGGCAAAAAGGAATCTGATATTCCTTTTGTTCTTGTTTGGATGTtaatgagaaagaagaggaaaaagtATCGAAAATATATAAGAATTCTTGTAAAATATGGATTCTTTTGAGTGTTGTAATCTGACATGTTTTTGCATGAGCTGTCTCTTTGTTTCATAACAGTTAATGGATGATGTCTTTCACTGCATGCTTGtcataaattgattttttttctttcttaaaaaCTGTTTTCGATGCATAACAAATGGATGTTTTGAATGATTAAATAACTGTTTTAATGATTCAATTATCAACGTAAACATACTAATACACCCTTATTCTATGTCATCATCAAATCTCCTAGCAAGTTTTAATTCTCCCtttgattttgaatgaatttggtttatgttttgaaaaatacttgCAAGAATACAAAGATAATAAGTAGCTTTACTAACAACCAAttacaaatttttattaattaaaaaataaaaatatttttttctctctcctactcaatcacaaccacacatgaatccaattaaaaaagaaattaaattttaaataaatttaaaaatttctcctttcttattggttgttcctaacacTAATGATTTATGTGCGTATCCATGCAAGTTTTTCACGTTTTGGAAAATACTCGcataaacacaaacataataagtggcttaaaaaaaaacaataattaaattaatgtgTATTCAAAAGTGATTCAATAAGATACTAAATATCTCTTCTAACTTAACTAAATTCTACGCATTCAAATTCAACccacttttaatttaattaaactaaatgttacgcattcaaattcaaaaatttccACACAAAAAATGTCCCATTGAATTTTTACTCAAATAATCAACTTTCACACGCGATGGGAGCTTCAAGCGGGCCGAGAGATATATAATGGACCTACGTgaacttcaaaagataaaaaaaaaaaaaggagagaatTTCTTTGGAGACCCCTTATGGAGAACCGTAAAAGAAAATCCTTAAATACctctgtttcggagatgcattttcgaagtattttttttcttcagagtttttcaaaattcggagatgcatctccgaagtatttttttttccagatttttccaaattttagagatgcatctccgaaaacacattttttgtggtgttttcggagatacatctccgaaagcacttaaatttcaaatttaacgTTGGATTTTAACTGTCAGGTATTTTTTCCgagatgcatattcgaaaaaATTCTTCCCAAAATTTGGgatataattaattcaaatatgcatatctgaaatatctCAATATTCTAAATTTGATATCAAATTTTATTAacacacaaattaaaatacaaaataaataaaataaatatgataaaccGTGCATTCAACCAAAAACCAAAAATACatcgtaaaataaaaaaaaattattattccaaatatgtgtttggtaaattaatcgatcaattaaatgctactatatatattaacacacaaattaaaatacaaactaaataaaataaagctGGTAAACCGTACATTgaaccaaaaacaaaaaatacatcgtaaaataaaataatattaatatttcaaatataaaGGTGGTAAACCGTACATTcaacaaaaaaccaaaaatacatcgtaaaataaaagaatattaatattttaaatatgtcaTTGATAAATTAATCGATCAATTaaatgttatatatattatattataaaataattaatatttattttactttattatattaaatagatattttgattaaaataatatatattttaattaatacaattaattatattattaatacaattaattatactattgattgtattgattcaccttgatttttattttttaataattattaaattttttctgATATGAATCTCCGAAacatttcaattaattattaaatagatattttgattaaaataatatatattttaattaatacgattaattatactattgattgtattgattcaccttgatttttattttttaataattattaaattttttctgatatgcatctccgaaacatttcaagaccaaaaattgaaatatttcgatatgcatctccgaagacagcCCCTCTCCGccaaaaaaaggtgatttcgaaaaagaataaataatttattattattattattattattatagttttttataatcaatgattttataaaaaaaaaaaagtataaggGGTATTCTAAAccacaacaaaacaaaaaaagctAACCCCTTGTCCTAAGACAATTCAAATGAGAGGTATATCATTCGTAAAACTTACAAAAAAGAGAGTAGAATTACTGTTCAAATCTATCCATTTCCACGACGTAAATTTAATGGACGATAAACAATCCTCAAAATTAAAAATTCTACcttgaaaaaaaataatgtttCTCATCAGTCAAATATTCCAATTAGTAGTTAGCCAAATCACACATATTTTGTTTCTAATATTCTCTTTCTTCACTTGGTCATATTTCAACAGGAAAGCTTGATATGCCATCAAAATAAGAACCTGATTGATTTCCCATCCACTTGTTCACGGTCTCTCAAATTCTTCTCGACATCGTGTACAAACTAAAAAGATGAATATTGTCTTCACCTTCCTGGAAACAGAAAACACAGCATTTGTCTCTATCGCCAACTAAAATTCCTCTAATGAACAATTGATCTCTAGTTGGTAACTGATCAAGAATCATCCTTCAACCCAACAAATGAATGTTGGAAGGTACCTTTAACTTCCATAAATTTGAAAAGGTTGTTCTCATAACAACAGAAGTCTCTAGTAATCCTGTATCTAAAATAGCATAATAAGGTAGTgtttggcccaactttttatctacttttcttctccttataaggagatggagggccaaacacattttttataaagctcttatgaaaaaaagtagcttttttttcaaagcaaaaaattaaataaaatgagctTGTAAAAAAGGCGTTGAAACCAACTTTTTCAGAGCTTATAACATGTGGCCGCAGTTCGAATCCCAACGAAagcattttctttataaaaaattgcGCTAGTGCAGTAAacgaaaatatttcaatttttctacggttcataactagagttatgttttattttattttttctccttCTGTTTACAACATCATTTTTATATATACTAGTTTTGTCcaactttttatttgttttgtatattatatcttattttattgtataataattttcaataataatactATTAATTTCTTATACTATACACTATAAAATGTTAATACAACAATTAATCAATacgcaatatatatatatatatatatatatatatatatatatatatatatatatatatatatatatatatatatatatatatatatatatatataactttaatgaaaaaataaaattaaaagtaacTCTAAAgcttaaaaaataatcataaccaaacaactttaacttaattttaaaagctcttatttttaactttaactttaaagtaacttttaaaacttaaaaaagtCGAGCCAAACGAGCTCTAAGACTTAACCGTGAACCTCTCCTGATCATCAGCCAACCATCTAAATGCGTCTGCTACAAACTGCGAAGGTTTAATATCAATTAGCAAAAACCAAATTTCCCCCTCCTGCCAGTTAACTTCTGCAGATGAATTCTCTATGTTGATAATGGACTTTTATC is part of the Vicia villosa cultivar HV-30 ecotype Madison, WI linkage group LG2, Vvil1.0, whole genome shotgun sequence genome and encodes:
- the LOC131650213 gene encoding uncharacterized protein LOC131650213; amino-acid sequence: MRRWAIIPVSFGGVFGRLEMPLPVRWRIGDGRNIRIMNEPWLRGTRECCLMGPQNQGVYTLTINDLLLPNVKQWNMGVLRDLFDYSMVRDILQVPLSEEVIEDRMIWKDDLCGHNYEDDWHVFVGCSETFSCWQSAGLNDIISPRLHSFQDLKSFIFDICLKDDRYTVGRVAVMLEGLWKNRNDFVWHNEKEDASKLGWLAFHKWQDWFMAQNIRAPQLDNGEVASWNPPPIGSFKCNVDAAFNKRVGTTNRGWCMRNDHGNFVAAGTAWDGSNFSVLEAEALALKEAIHSVIMFHNAPTIFESDSQQVVQALRSNKPGSSEFFSIINSIKLLLLDFPYFEEKSAPTTIKDWSRLSSSTTVYAQLAEMSDQVEKARSRHSNLSALESSEKIQSSAKATHNDAVTRPSKDK